Proteins from a single region of Bacillus solimangrovi:
- the ssb gene encoding single-stranded DNA-binding protein, with the protein MLNRVVLVGRLTKDPELRYTPSGVAVAKFTLAVNRTFTNQQGERDADFINVVVWRRQAENAANYLKKGSLAGVDGRIQTSSYDNQEGRRVFMTEVVAESVQFLEPRGATGQSSAPSYEQDFGPTGGGFNPNQNQQRQNNTDFSRKNDANPFGDEEKIDISDDDLPF; encoded by the coding sequence ATGTTGAATCGTGTCGTGCTTGTTGGCAGACTAACGAAGGATCCGGAATTGCGTTATACACCAAGTGGTGTCGCAGTTGCGAAATTCACATTGGCAGTTAACCGCACCTTTACAAATCAACAAGGTGAGCGGGATGCTGACTTTATCAATGTTGTTGTTTGGAGACGCCAAGCTGAAAATGCTGCAAACTATCTTAAAAAAGGTAGTCTTGCTGGTGTTGACGGGCGCATCCAAACAAGTAGCTATGACAACCAAGAAGGTCGTCGAGTTTTTATGACAGAAGTTGTTGCTGAAAGTGTTCAGTTCTTAGAGCCGAGGGGAGCAACGGGTCAGTCATCAGCGCCATCTTATGAACAGGACTTTGGTCCAACTGGCGGCGGTTTTAACCCAAATCAGAACCAACAACGTCAAAATAATACAGACTTCTCAAGAAAGAATGATGCGAATCCATTTGGAGATGAAGAAAAAATCGACATCTCAGATGATGATTTACCATTTTAA
- the rpsF gene encoding 30S ribosomal protein S6 has protein sequence MRNYEIMYIIRPNVEDDAKKEVMERFHGILTNHGAEIEKVNEMGKRRLAYEINDYRDGYYVVVNIKSNTEAISEFDRLAKISEDIIRHIAVKEEE, from the coding sequence ATGCGTAATTACGAAATCATGTACATCATCCGCCCGAACGTTGAAGACGATGCAAAGAAAGAAGTAATGGAACGTTTCCATGGCATCCTTACAAACCACGGTGCGGAGATTGAAAAAGTGAATGAAATGGGTAAGCGTCGTTTAGCTTACGAAATTAACGATTACAGAGATGGATACTATGTGGTTGTTAACATCAAATCTAACACTGAAGCAATTTCGGAATTTGACCGTCTTGCTAAGATTAGTGAAGATATCATTCGTCACATCGCTGTTAAAGAAGAAGAATAA
- the ychF gene encoding redox-regulated ATPase YchF has product MALTAGIVGLPNVGKSTLFNAITQAGAESANYPFCTIDPNVGIVEVPDERLEKLTELVNPKKTVPTAFEFTDIAGIVKGASKGEGLGNQFLSHIRQVDAICHVVRSFKDDDITHVSGKVDPISDIETINLELILADLDTVDKRISRVEKMARQKDKEAMFEFEVLKKLKDAFEEEKPARAVEFTKEQQQLVKGLHLLTIKPILYVANVSEEDVVDPSGNEYVQMIRDYANNENAEVIVVCAKIESEIAELDDEEKQMFLEDLGIKESGLDQLIKAAYQLLGLATYFTAGEQEVRAWTFRKGIKAPQAAAIIHTDFERGFIRAETVSYDDLLEARSMTVARENGNVRLEGKEYIVQDGDVIHFRFNV; this is encoded by the coding sequence ATGGCGTTGACAGCAGGTATTGTTGGTCTTCCAAATGTAGGGAAATCAACATTATTTAATGCAATTACACAAGCTGGAGCAGAATCAGCTAACTATCCGTTTTGCACAATTGATCCCAATGTAGGTATTGTTGAGGTACCAGATGAACGACTTGAGAAGCTCACTGAGCTTGTAAACCCGAAAAAAACAGTTCCAACTGCATTTGAATTTACTGATATTGCTGGAATTGTAAAGGGTGCGAGTAAAGGCGAGGGATTAGGAAATCAATTCTTATCTCATATTCGTCAAGTGGATGCAATTTGTCATGTAGTTCGTAGTTTTAAAGATGACGATATTACACACGTTTCAGGGAAGGTAGACCCAATTTCTGATATTGAAACGATAAATCTTGAATTAATTCTTGCAGATCTTGATACTGTGGACAAGCGTATTAGTCGTGTTGAAAAAATGGCTCGTCAAAAAGATAAAGAAGCAATGTTTGAATTCGAAGTATTGAAGAAGTTGAAAGACGCTTTTGAAGAGGAAAAACCTGCACGTGCTGTTGAATTTACAAAAGAACAACAGCAACTTGTTAAAGGTCTTCACTTGCTTACGATCAAACCTATTTTGTATGTAGCTAATGTGAGTGAAGAAGATGTTGTTGATCCATCGGGTAATGAATATGTGCAAATGATTCGTGATTATGCAAATAACGAGAATGCAGAAGTAATTGTCGTATGCGCTAAGATTGAATCAGAAATTGCAGAGCTTGATGATGAAGAAAAACAAATGTTTCTTGAGGATTTAGGAATTAAGGAATCAGGATTAGATCAATTAATTAAAGCTGCATATCAGTTGCTTGGATTAGCAACATATTTTACAGCGGGTGAACAAGAAGTTCGTGCGTGGACGTTCCGTAAAGGAATAAAAGCACCACAAGCCGCTGCAATTATTCACACAGACTTTGAACGTGGTTTCATTCGTGCTGAAACGGTTTCTTATGATGATTTACTAGAGGCTCGTTCAATGACTGTTGCGCGTGAAAATGGAAACGTACGCTTAGAAGGTAAAGAGTACATTGTACAAGATGGGGATGTCATTCATTTCCGATTCAACGTATAA
- a CDS encoding DUF951 domain-containing protein — protein MSDKVYNLYDVVEMKKPHPCGVNEWKIIRMGMDIRIKCEGCGHSVMMPRREFTRKVRKVLKYADVSE, from the coding sequence ATGTCTGATAAAGTATATAATCTTTATGATGTAGTAGAAATGAAGAAACCGCATCCTTGTGGTGTAAATGAGTGGAAAATTATTCGAATGGGAATGGATATCAGAATTAAGTGTGAGGGTTGTGGGCACAGTGTAATGATGCCACGGAGAGAATTCACACGAAAAGTGAGAAAAGTTCTAAAGTATGCTGATGTAAGTGAATAG